The Candidatus Cloacimonadota bacterium genome includes a region encoding these proteins:
- a CDS encoding valine--tRNA ligase — MEISKTYEATQIERKWYRFWEESGYFKPGGDASKPPFTILIPPPNVTGILHMGHVLNNTLQDVVVRYHRMLGEPTLWLPGVDHAGIATQNMVEKDLAKSGQTRHDVGREKMLELIWAWKQDKGDRIIDQLKLLGSSCDWDRLRFTMDEMLSRAVKEVFVSLYEQGLIYKGKYIINWCPRCVTALANDEVEHADETGKLWYIRYPFADGSGHLVVATTRPETMLGDTAVAVNPKDERFQNLIGREVQLPLTGRTIPVIPDEYVEMEFGTGCVKVTPAHDPNDFEIGQRHDLPQLLVMDEHGVMNASAGKDFEGLDRFACREEVVQMLDEQGLLEKIENHEHAVGHCYRCDTAIEPYLSDQWFVKMKPLSERAIEVVEKGEVRFQPERWTKVYMHWMNNIRDWCISRQIWWGHRIPAFYCLECGAMVVAKETPSACPDCGHTAFRQDEDVLDTWFSSWLWPFSTLGWPDETADLKRFLPTQVLITAPEIIYLWVARMIMSTLHFRDVIPFDTVLLHGTVRDELGRKMSKSLGNSPDPIDIIDKAGADALRFSMVFGTPKGADVIYSDAILETGRNFANKIWNAYRFIMMNVGEGEKLPDRKDLKLELADRWIYSRLNETAREAANHYQNLRLNDAGQCVFQFIWDEFCSWYIELSKDRLNSEDPAARGTALYILLDVMQSAMRLLHPIMPFITEEIWQSVKTVFPQPEEALIVAAFPVCDDTLVDPAIADDMAFMQEAISAVRNLRKQINLSPGARINLAIRVAAEQQKDLFARYSAYFGKLAKVDELDVATDLAKPPASIAAVVRNIEIFLPLKGLIDFDAERQRLGKQIEKMQKELAGVNAKLQNQNFIANAKAEVVENERQRFAELKTKLDLTKELLADLR, encoded by the coding sequence ATGGAGATCAGCAAGACTTACGAAGCAACTCAAATCGAGCGGAAATGGTATCGGTTCTGGGAAGAAAGCGGCTATTTCAAGCCGGGCGGAGACGCATCCAAACCGCCTTTCACCATCCTGATCCCGCCGCCGAACGTGACGGGCATCCTGCACATGGGTCACGTGCTCAACAACACGCTGCAGGATGTGGTGGTGCGCTACCACAGAATGTTGGGCGAACCCACGCTTTGGCTTCCGGGCGTCGATCACGCGGGCATCGCCACTCAGAACATGGTGGAAAAGGATCTGGCCAAATCAGGACAGACGCGCCACGACGTCGGCCGCGAAAAAATGCTGGAACTCATCTGGGCCTGGAAACAAGACAAGGGCGACCGCATCATCGACCAGCTCAAGCTTCTGGGCTCCTCCTGCGATTGGGACCGGTTGCGCTTCACCATGGACGAAATGCTCTCCCGCGCCGTGAAAGAAGTCTTCGTAAGCCTCTACGAACAAGGCCTGATCTACAAGGGAAAATACATCATCAACTGGTGCCCGCGCTGCGTGACTGCTTTGGCCAACGACGAGGTGGAACACGCCGACGAGACCGGAAAACTCTGGTACATTCGCTACCCCTTTGCCGATGGTAGCGGCCATCTGGTGGTTGCCACCACGCGTCCGGAAACCATGCTGGGCGATACCGCCGTGGCAGTGAATCCCAAGGACGAACGCTTCCAAAACCTGATCGGCAGGGAAGTTCAGCTACCCCTCACCGGCAGAACGATTCCCGTGATCCCGGATGAATATGTGGAGATGGAATTCGGCACCGGCTGCGTGAAAGTTACTCCCGCCCACGATCCCAATGACTTTGAGATTGGCCAACGCCACGACCTGCCCCAGCTTCTGGTGATGGACGAGCACGGCGTGATGAACGCCTCTGCGGGAAAGGATTTTGAGGGTCTGGACCGCTTTGCCTGCCGCGAGGAAGTGGTGCAGATGCTCGACGAGCAGGGCCTGCTGGAAAAGATCGAGAACCACGAACACGCCGTAGGGCACTGTTATCGCTGCGACACAGCGATCGAGCCTTATCTTTCCGACCAGTGGTTCGTGAAGATGAAGCCCCTGTCCGAACGCGCCATCGAGGTGGTGGAAAAGGGCGAAGTGCGCTTCCAGCCTGAACGCTGGACCAAGGTTTACATGCACTGGATGAACAACATCCGCGACTGGTGCATCTCCCGCCAGATCTGGTGGGGACACCGCATCCCGGCTTTTTACTGCCTGGAATGCGGCGCCATGGTGGTAGCGAAAGAAACCCCTTCCGCCTGTCCGGATTGCGGCCACACGGCTTTCCGCCAGGATGAGGACGTTCTGGACACCTGGTTTTCGAGCTGGCTCTGGCCTTTCTCCACTCTGGGCTGGCCCGACGAAACGGCTGACCTGAAACGCTTTCTGCCCACCCAGGTGCTGATCACAGCCCCGGAAATCATCTATCTCTGGGTGGCCCGCATGATCATGAGCACCCTGCATTTCAGGGATGTGATACCTTTCGACACTGTCCTCCTGCACGGCACCGTTCGCGACGAACTGGGCCGCAAGATGAGCAAATCCCTGGGAAATTCGCCCGATCCCATCGACATCATCGACAAGGCGGGGGCCGACGCCCTCCGCTTTTCCATGGTCTTCGGCACCCCAAAAGGCGCGGATGTCATTTATTCCGATGCCATTCTGGAAACCGGGCGCAACTTCGCCAACAAAATCTGGAACGCCTATCGCTTCATCATGATGAACGTGGGCGAGGGCGAAAAACTGCCTGACAGAAAGGATTTGAAGCTGGAACTGGCCGACCGCTGGATCTATTCCCGGCTCAATGAAACCGCCCGCGAAGCAGCCAACCACTATCAGAACCTGAGGCTGAACGACGCCGGGCAGTGCGTGTTCCAATTCATCTGGGACGAATTCTGCTCCTGGTATATAGAGCTATCCAAAGACCGCCTCAATTCCGAGGACCCCGCCGCGCGCGGCACCGCGCTCTACATCCTTCTCGACGTGATGCAGTCTGCCATGCGCCTGCTGCATCCCATCATGCCCTTCATCACGGAAGAGATCTGGCAGAGCGTGAAGACCGTGTTTCCGCAACCCGAGGAAGCCCTGATCGTGGCGGCTTTCCCTGTCTGCGACGACACTTTGGTCGATCCCGCCATTGCCGACGACATGGCCTTCATGCAGGAAGCCATCTCCGCCGTGCGCAACCTCCGCAAGCAGATAAATCTCTCTCCCGGAGCCAGGATCAACCTCGCCATCAGGGTCGCGGCAGAGCAGCAGAAAGACCTTTTCGCACGCTATTCCGCCTATTTCGGCAAACTGGCTAAGGTTGACGAACTTGATGTGGCCACAGACCTGGCCAAGCCGCCCGCCTCCATCGCCGCCGTGGTGCGCAACATCGAGATTTTCCTGCCCCTGAAAGGGCTCATCGACTTCGACGCGGAGCGCCAGCGCCTGGGCAAACAGATCGAAAAAATGCAAAAGGAACTCGCCGGAGTGAACGCCAAACTCCAGAACCAGAACTTCATCGCCAACGCCAAAGCCGAGGTGGTGGAAAACGAGCGCCAGCGCTTTGCCGAGCTCAAGACAAAACTGGACTTGACAAAAGAGCTGCTCGCTGATTTGAGGTAA